The Coprobacillus cateniformis DNA window CTGTCTACTTTGTTTAATGGACTCTAACTTCTCATCCAAACTTTGCAATTCATTTTTGAGCTTTCTTTTAGTCACCTTGCATTGTTCTAAGTGTTCCTCTAATAGACTTTCATCTTGAACGCCTCTAGATACCAGCAGCATTTCCTTATCTAGTATTTTTTTTGATTTTATCATCAACTTCTAATAGTTCTTTATTGATTTGATCCTGTCTTGTTTTTATATCTTTTGGATTCACAAAATCCGATAATACTTTGGCTAATTCTGATTTCGTCCTCTCTTTTAAATTTAATTTACTATTAACCATTATTCCTAATTCATTTAACAACAATGACTCCTTTAAAGTAATACTATGTGGACATGCCTCTTTGCCATTTTTCAATTTATTGGAACATCTCCATACTGGCTCTTTTTCACCATTACGTTTTCTCCAGACAGCCCTTCTAAAAAAGGAGCCACAATCTGAACAGATGATCCTATCGCTAAGATGATTTTTTCCTGAATACCTACTTTTTGAATCATGCTTATCTAAATTTTCATAATAAAATTATTAATATTTTATCTTATTGTCTAATAACGAAATACCCTCCCAAAAATATTGATTAAATTAATAACGTAATGGTATTTTTGATTTCCTTATAGTTTCTTGATTAATATTTTCAAATTTTCCTATAGTCACATTTAAAATATTAGTACGGATATCTTCATACTCCATTGTGGGTGAAACTGTTATACCCTGCAAACAAGATTTATTAAATTCAACTTCAATATAAGGTATTAAATATCCATTCCTTTCAAATATTCCTGATTCATTAGCTATAGTATCATATTCACCTTCTTTATTTATATATAGATCAATAATTATTCTATACTCTTTTTCAATCGAGAAACATTCTGGCTTAAAAAAAGTACCAATCATAAGTAATTTATCAACTAACCATTCAAATAAAAGATTATCTGTATTGCCATATTTATCATAATGAGTTCTAAATTTATCAATTATCTCATAAACTATTTTATCCTGTTCTTCTTTATTGTAGATTACTTTTCCACCATAAGGTTTCGGTCTATTCCCAGAAGGCAACTTCGGTTTTATATTTAGCTTACTTAATAAATCATTAGACTTGAATTTTAAATTATATCCCTTAATTCCCTCACCTCTAGTATAATAATTCCATAAACCAAGATTATCCTCATCATATGAAAAAGATATTTGATACACATAAAATCCTCGCCCTCGAGATGGCATTTTCTTTCTATTTTTACACTCTT harbors:
- a CDS encoding DUF2971 domain-containing protein, yielding MLFHEDAKELVKLYNSMGVDEYLKKQDIDIFHYTSPSVLNSILSKNRFWFTDRQYLNDKTEGLYVLDNCINLIDENSFKDEFYRYLREECKNRKKMPSRGRGFYVYQISFSYDEDNLGLWNYYTRGEGIKGYNLKFKSNDLLSKLNIKPKLPSGNRPKPYGGKVIYNKEEQDKIVYEIIDKFRTHYDKYGNTDNLLFEWLVDKLLMIGTFFKPECFSIEKEYRIIIDLYINKEGEYDTIANESGIFERNGYLIPYIEVEFNKSCLQGITVSPTMEYEDIRTNILNVTIGKFENINQETIRKSKIPLRY